A region of the Halosolutus amylolyticus genome:
GTGGGCGTCGCGAGGGGGGTCCGATCGGCGGTGACGCTCGGGAGTGCGGGGCTGGTCGGCGGGGCGCTCGTCGCCGGCGTCCAGGGAGCGCCCGCCGGCGCGACGCTCGTGGCCGTGGCCGCCGGCGTGCTCGCGTGGGATGCGGCCACCACGGCGATCGGGGTCGGTCGCCAGCTCGGGCGGGCGGCGTCGACCCGCCGTCTCGAACTGGTCCACCTCGCCGGGAGTGCGGCCGTCGGGGCGGTCACGATCGTGATCGGCTCCCTGCTCTACGAGGCTGCCGGGGGCGGCCAGCCGCTGTTGGCCCTGCTCCTGCTGATCCTCGCGTCGGTGGCGCTTCTCACGGCGCTCGTTCGCGACTGATACGGTCTGCTGTCCCGGGTGGCCGATGCAACCGCAGGACGGTCGCGGTTGCACCGGAACTGACGGACGGGAGTCTGTATGAACCGGTCAGTCGACGGTCGGTACCGGCGTCTTCGACAGGACGTCCTCGACGACGGTCTCCTTCTCGACGTCGTCGACCCTGGCGTCCGCCGTCAGGACGAGGCGGTGGGCGAGCACGGGGCGGGCGACGGCTTTCACCGTATCGGGCGTCGCGTACTCGCGGCCCTCGACGACCGCCCGAGCGCGCGTCGCCTCGAACAGCCGCTGGGAGCCACGGGGCGAGACGCCGACCGCGACGCGGTGGTCCGATCGCGTCCCGCGCGTGAGTTCGAGCATGTAGTCGATCAGGTCGTCGTGGACCCGCACCGTCTCCGGGACCCGCTGGAGCGTCTCGACCCGATCGGGCGTGAGCACCCGCTCGACGGACGGGCTCCGTTGCTCGCGGTTCGCGCGACGTCTCAGCAGCGACGCTTCGCCCTCGAAACTCGGGTAGCCGATGCTGGTCTTCGCCACGAATCGATCGACCTGCGCCTCCGGGAGCGGGAACGTCCCCTCGTGTTCGATCGGGTTCTGCGTCGCGATGACGAAGAAGGGATCGGGCAGCGATCGGGTCTCGCCGCCGACGGTCACCTGTCGTTCCTCCATCGCCTCCAGCAGTGCGCTCTGGGTCTTCGGCGGCGCGCGGTTGATCTCGTCGGCGAGGACGACGTTGCTGAAGATCGGCCCCTCCCGGAACTCGAACTCCCGGCGCTGCTCGTTGAAGACGTGCGACCCGGTCACGTCCGCGGGGAGCAGGTCCGGCGTGAACTGGATCCGCGAGAACGAGAGCCCCAGGGCCGTCGCCACGCTGCGGGCGGTGAGGGTCTTCCCCGTCCCCGGCACGTCCTCGAGCAAGACGTGGCCGCGTGCGAGCAGTCCCAGTAGCGTGGTTTCGAGGAACTCGCGATCGCTGACGACGGTTTCCGCGATCGCGTCGACGACCCCCGCGCACGCCTCGGCGGCCTCGTCGATGTCCATGCCCCGTTTCTGTCGGCTGGCTATACAGAACTACCGGTCCTCGAGCCACGGGGCAATCGAACCGGTATCGCTCGAAAACAGTCGGTCCGTTTCCTATCGTTGTCAGACGTTCGGCAGACGCGCGTCAGTAGAGGACCACCCGATTTTATATACGTGAGTCTGGCATCGGCGGGTATGGATCGGGGGCAACCACTCAGTCTGACAGTCGTCGAACGGATCGCCGAACACGAGGGCGTCTCGCCCGAGGACCTCCAGCCGCCACTGCACTACGCCGTCGATACGGAGGCGCTCGACGCGCTCTTTCGATCGTCCACGGCCGAGGAGGTATCACCCACGGTCGAGTTCCCGTACCAGGGGTACACGGTCCGCGTCGAGGGCGACGGCGACGTCTCGATTCTCGAACCCGAACCCGCTACCCGCTCGGAGAAAGAAGCGGCGTGACCGTCACCGCGAAGCGAGGACTCTCACCCGATAGCGACGCCGAACGCGGTGTCGTCCCCGCTGGTCACGGCTCGCGCCGATCGGAGGTGGGCGATCGACGAGCGACCGTGACCGGGGTCCCGCGATCGGTTCCTGTTTCTCACTTTTGCACAGCCAACGTGTGTAGTGTGATGCCATTTGTCGCCTTGCGGAGTACGGACGCGTATGGAACACGTGATCTGCCCACACTGTGGGACGGAAAACACGAGTACTCTCCTCGAACCGGGTGTCGAAGTCGAACTCGAATGCACCGGATGTGCCCAGCGGTGGGTCGCCGAACTGTGAGCGGCAGTCGGCGACGAACGGCGACACCGCGACTGGTTCGTCGAGGACGAGACGGTGTCTCGGCGCGGGTGCGACGCGGATTCCGCTCTCGATCGACGCGAGCGGCCGGTGCGACGCGGTCACCGAGACAGAGAGTCGGTGAAATCGGGATTTGAGTCTGGGGAAGGCCTTTCCCCTCGTCTTCCGGAAACGGTGGTATGAACCGCCGATCGATCCTCGCCGGGGTCGCCTTCTCCAGCGTCGTCGCTGGCTGTACGGCCGACCAGTCCTCGACGCCGACGTGCCACCTGATGCACGAGGTGGTCGGTGCGTCGGACGACTACGGCGACCCGATCGAGACGTACCGGTACGAGACCCTGAGCGACGATGCACGGCAGGCGTTCGATCGGGCCCTCGCCGACGGGAGCTACGCGACCACGGACCAGCACCTGGATCCCCCGGAGTTCCGGTACTGGGATACGTCGACCGTCTACGCCGTCCACTTCCGGTCCGAGACTCACGTCCTGCTGACGTACACGGGAGCGGGCTGTGACGATGAATAACGCCTGCGCCCACGGCGAGACTCTCGTGGGAGTCACCCGGCCATCAGACTCAGGTACAGTCGGCGTGCAATACTTATCTACGCCCTCGCTGAGAGCAGTACATGAGTGAACAGCAGGACCGATTCAACGGTGATACGAGGGTTCTGCACCGGCAGGCGGTCAGGACCCCGCTCCCGGACGCGGACGCCGAGCGACTGTTTCACCGGAATATGATGGCCGTCGCGGACGCTCGCGAGCGGAAAGCCGACCTGCTCGCCGACCCCGACGTCCCGCTGCTGGCGGCCTACGAAGCCGAACTCGATCGCATCGCGTCGACGTTCGAGCGGCGACTCCAGCGAATCGCAGGCGACGACTACGAGACGGCCGCGATCGCCTACCACCGCGGCGAGCGCGACGATCGGATCGGGGCGCTCGCCGCCTACTACGTCGAGGGGCTCTGGCGGGTCCAGCAACGCACCACCGTCACGGACATGCTGTACTCCCCGCTCATCCTGCGCTATCCAGACAGTTTCACCGTGAACATCCGGTTTGCCAGCGCGTACGCGACGCCCGAGTCGGTGCTCTACGAGTCGCCCGAGCACTCGACCGACGACCTGGACGACGACCACGCCGAGACGTACTACCGGGAGAGCCACTACTCCCAGCAGCAGGCCGCAGAGTACATCCGCGAGACGGCCGCCATCATCCGCGAGGAGTTTCCTCACCCCGACGAGTCCTCGTTCGACGATCGCAAGTACGGGGGCATCGTCGCGGCAGGTGGCCGGCGCGGGTCGGTCTTCTCGGACATGCTGACCGACGTGGAACCGGATCCCGATCGGTTCTCGGAACCGATCAGTGAGACGACCCTCGTCGACGAGGGGCCAGAGGCGAAACGGACGGAAAATGAACTGTTCCCGCACAGCGACGTGGTTCACTGACGAGGACGTGACCACGAGTCCCGTTTCAGCTGGTGGATTCGTAACCGATCGGCGACGCACTCGAACCCGATCGCGCGGAAAGGGGTCGCCCGGATTTGAACCACGCCCGAGAACCTGCGCTTCGCGCAGAACACCGGTCGACTTCGAATCCGCGCTCGTCCGATTGCTGCCGCTCGCGAATTTGCTCGCGGCAGTAGTATGGGATCGCCCGGGAGCGAAAGCGCGCGGTCGGTCTCGAGTTTGGTTTCGCGGGATTTCTCGTCGGCAGGGCCGTCGGGGATGTTCACCCGGTCGGCGAGCCCGTCGTCGACGGCCTCGATCCGCTCGAGGTACTCGACGAACGACTCCAGGGTCTCCATTTCGTTGTGGAGCGTCGTCGCCGCAACGCCGTCGCCGGAGCGAGCACTCTCGTACTGGTTGAGCGCCCAGCCGGTGAGTTCCGAAACCGTCTCGATCTCGTTTTCCTCGCACCACTCGACGAACAGCTTCAGCCGGTAGTGGTAGGTCGACGCTGTTTCTTCGGTGATCTCCGTGCGCCGCCCATCGAGATACCGGTGCCACGCGTCGCGTGGCGTCATCTCACAGGTGGCAGGAGGCACCGATGTCGAGCGGGACGATACCGATGACTGGGGTACCAGTACGATCCGACCGGGAAAATAGGAGCTGGAATAGAGGGTTTTATCGACAGTCCCAGTCTTCGCTAGCAACAGTGGTCCACGAATCGTCTTCGGACATCGAAGCAACAACGGTTATCGTGCCCGTTTCGTCGGTCTGTTCGACTCCGTAATCGTCCGTGCTGTCAAAGCTACCAGCAGTAGTGTCTACACATTCCAGAGAGAAGGTATCTCCAGCCTGGTCTAAGGTCGCATAGTTCCCTTCCGACACTTCGTCAGTGGTGCCACTGCCGTCATCACCCACGTAGTAATCGCCACGAATTTGCCATTCATTGGCATTACCTTCGGACGTCAGCTCGATACTCATTTCTTGTGAGCTATTATCCCACGTCATTGACGCACCGGATTGGGCTTCCTGATCGACACTGTCACCGAGATCGAGCACGAATGCGGCGATCACGGCTGCCAGAATCACAGTTATAGCAACCATCAGTATAACGCCGATAACTGGTGAAACCGCTCGCTCGTCCTCATCACCCACAAGCCTCTTTCCAATTTTTTCGAACATCGTTTATGTGTTTGAACAGTCGTAGTCTTCGCTCGTAACAGTAGTCTGGGTTTCAGTGTCTGAGATTTCGGCGACAAC
Encoded here:
- a CDS encoding DUF7519 family protein, whose amino-acid sequence is MRPIDREPAPLSSVVAVVAAGGATLASGRYSWYGLAIGLLGAAVLAVGVARGVRSAVTLGSAGLVGGALVAGVQGAPAGATLVAVAAGVLAWDAATTAIGVGRQLGRAASTRRLELVHLAGSAAVGAVTIVIGSLLYEAAGGGQPLLALLLLILASVALLTALVRD
- a CDS encoding AAA family ATPase gives rise to the protein MDIDEAAEACAGVVDAIAETVVSDREFLETTLLGLLARGHVLLEDVPGTGKTLTARSVATALGLSFSRIQFTPDLLPADVTGSHVFNEQRREFEFREGPIFSNVVLADEINRAPPKTQSALLEAMEERQVTVGGETRSLPDPFFVIATQNPIEHEGTFPLPEAQVDRFVAKTSIGYPSFEGEASLLRRRANREQRSPSVERVLTPDRVETLQRVPETVRVHDDLIDYMLELTRGTRSDHRVAVGVSPRGSQRLFEATRARAVVEGREYATPDTVKAVARPVLAHRLVLTADARVDDVEKETVVEDVLSKTPVPTVD
- a CDS encoding HalOD1 output domain-containing protein yields the protein MDRGQPLSLTVVERIAEHEGVSPEDLQPPLHYAVDTEALDALFRSSTAEEVSPTVEFPYQGYTVRVEGDGDVSILEPEPATRSEKEAA
- a CDS encoding site-specific integrase gives rise to the protein MTPRDAWHRYLDGRRTEITEETASTYHYRLKLFVEWCEENEIETVSELTGWALNQYESARSGDGVAATTLHNEMETLESFVEYLERIEAVDDGLADRVNIPDGPADEKSRETKLETDRALSLPGDPILLPRANSRAAAIGRARIRSRPVFCAKRRFSGVVQIRATPFRAIGFECVADRLRIHQLKRDSWSRPRQ
- a CDS encoding type IV pilin N-terminal domain-containing protein, producing the protein MGDEDERAVSPVIGVILMVAITVILAAVIAAFVLDLGDSVDQEAQSGASMTWDNSSQEMSIELTSEGNANEWQIRGDYYVGDDGSGTTDEVSEGNYATLDQAGDTFSLECVDTTAGSFDSTDDYGVEQTDETGTITVVASMSEDDSWTTVASEDWDCR